A genomic window from Vanessa tameamea isolate UH-Manoa-2023 chromosome 7, ilVanTame1 primary haplotype, whole genome shotgun sequence includes:
- the LOC113400755 gene encoding terminal nucleotidyltransferase 5C isoform X2 yields MGVIKVTPDTASLISACDMLDDMKSESSYTSSEEGCGGGERHAVLSYEQVRRLNDVMDEVVSIHGRGNFPTLHIRLRELVAGVRARLEAAQTEGGAGVAVRDVRLNGGAASHVLADRPQPYSDIDLIFTAELPTARHCDRVKAAVLGHLSTLLPATNPRRRVAPAGLKEAYVSKMVRVNSDGDRWSLISLGNSRGHKSVELKFVDTMRRQFEFSVDSFQIALDSLLAFHECAQLPIGENFYPTVVGESVFGDFSEALMHLSEKLIATRQPEEIRGGGLLKYCALLAKGYRPARPDKIKTLERYMCSRFFIDFPELGQQRAKLEAYLRNHFVGRDEEALKHRYLTLLHSVVRESTVCLMGHERRQTLALIEALACRELCARAPLLMPAVAALPPAGYYVCVCAACAACAACAACASAACCECYRPALCPA; encoded by the exons AGCGAGTCGAGCTACACCTCTTCAGAAGAAGGCTGCGGCGGTGGTGAGCGCCACGCTGTGCTCAGTTATGAGCAAGTACGAAGGCTTAACGATGTTATGGACGAAGTTGTCTCTATACACGGCCGAGGCAACTTCCCAACTCTTCACATCCGACTGCGCGAGCTGGTGGCGGGCGTACGGGCTCGTCTCGAAGCCGCTCAAACTGAAGGCGGCGCAGGGGTCGCAGTCCGAGACGTACGTCTCAACGGTGGCGCCGCTAGTCACGTCTTAGCCGATCGCCCGCAACCTTATTCCGACATCGACCTTATTTTCACTGCGGAGCTACCGACGGCACGTCACTGTGATCGCGTCAAGGCTGCAGTTCTTGGACATCTTTCAACTCTTCTCCCGGCCACGAACCCTCGTCGACGCGTCGCGCCGGCTGGGTTAAAAGAAGCCTACGTTTCAAAAATGGTCAGAGTCAACTCTGACGGTGACCGTTGGTCATTAATTTCACTGGGAAATTCGCGTGGTCACAAATCAGTAGAACTGAAGTTTGTTGATACAATGCGTCGGCAGTTCGAATTCTCAGTTGATTCGTTCCAAATTGCTTTGGACTCTCTACTCGCATTCCATGAATGCGCTCAACTTCCTATTGGAGAAAACTTCTATCCGACCGTCGTCGGTGAATCTGTATTTGGTGACTTCAGTGAGGCACTCATGCATTTATCAGAGAAGTTGATCGCCACGCGGCAACCAGAAGAAATACGCGGAGGCGGTCTTTTAAAGTATTGTGCACTTTTGGCCAAAGGATACCGGCCGGCAAGACCGGACAAGATCAAAACCCTTGAACGCTACATGTGCTCAAGATTCTTTATAGACTTTCCGGAACTCGGTCAGCAGCGTGCGAAGTTGGAGGCTTACTTACGGAACCACTTCGTGGGTCGAGATGAGGAGGCGCTAAAGCACAG GTACCTGACGCTGCTGCATAGCGTGGTACGGGAGTCGACCGTCTGCCTGATGGGGCACGAGCGGCGGCAGACGCTGGCGCTAATCGAGGCACTAGCGTGTCGCGAGCTGTGCGCGCGTGCGCCGCTGCTGATGCCGGCCGTGGCCGCGCTTCCGCCCGCCGGCTACTATGTGTGCGTGTGCGCGGCGTGCGCCGCCTGCGCCGCGTGCGCCGCGTGCGCCAGCGCCGCGTGCTGCGAGTGCTACCGGCCCGCGCTGTGCCCGGCGTGA